In Pseudothermotoga sp., the genomic window GATAGAACAGCTCGTTCCGTTGCGAAAAGATTGGGCATAGAAAAAGTTCATTCGGGATTGAAACCACAAGAAAAACTTGAACTTGTGAGGTATCATCAATCTATGGGAAAGAAAGTTGCCATGATCGGTGATGGAATGAACGATGCTGCCGCACTCAAAGCTGCCGACGTTGGTATAGCCATGGGTTCTGGAACGGACATCGCCATGGAAAGTGCGGACATCATCATCGTGCGTGGGGGAATATCGAAAGTAGTTGAAGCCGTGGAGATCTCGAACAAAACATTCAAAAAAATCAAGCAAAATCTTTTCTGGGCTTTCTTCTACAACGTTGTTGCGATACCTTCAGCCATGATGGGATTGTTGCACCCCCTGCTGGCTGAGACGGCGATGATTTTGAGCTCCATCACCGTCACGATCAATTCTTTGAGTTTGAGGAGGGAAGATGCATGAAATATGAACTATACGTTCCAAACATTTCTTGTGGGCATTGCAGAATGAGAATATCGAAAGCTTTGGATGAGCTGGGGATGAAGAACTACCAGATAGACATCGCTCAAAAGAAAATAACCTTGGAGACCGAAACAATCGAGCCGATATTGAAAAAGCTACAGCAAATTGGATATCCTGCAGAAAGCTACAGACAAATATGAACCTCAACGATTCACAATCTTGAACAACTTGACGATCAAAAAGATCAAGAACGCCAGAAAGAGTATTGGCAACACCAAGATGAACAAGCCGAGCAACGCGAAAACAACTACAAGTGCGCCGATACCGATCGCTATGAAGCCTGCGAAGAATGGCAAAAATTTGAAAAACAGATAAATCAAAAAAATCACACCGAGGAACGCAAGAAAATGAAGCACAAGATCACCCCTCACAGTTTCACAGGCACGATTTTTCAAACCAATTGGAGTGGAACCTATCGAGCACGGCTTCAAGTTTGTTGAAGCTCTCTGAGTACCATCTCTGGTGGAACTTTCTCGAGCAACGCGATGCGCTTGTGGATTGGTGGATGTGTGCTGAACAAATTTGCAAAGAAACCCTCCTTTTCGTTCACCTTCCTTTTGAGTGGATCTGAAATGAACAAATGAGCCGTTGCGATCGTGGCATTCTTCACCTTGGGCTTCATCTTTTGAGTCTTGGCAATCTTTCTCAACGCGTTGGACAAGCCTTTGGGATTTCTCGTCAGTTCGACTGCTTTAGCATCCGACAGATATTCTCTGGTTCGAGAAACAGCAAAGATGGTGATCCTTCCAATCAATGAAAACAGTGTCGCAACTAAGGCTATGATCAAGAGTGCAACCAACAAGTAAGCAACTCCGCTGTCTTTTCCCTTTTTACTCGATCTGCGCGGAGTTGAAGACGAAGCAAGAAGTCTCAAACTCCTCCAAGCGAACAACTGCACCAAGACCATCGTACCCAGAATGGC contains:
- a CDS encoding heavy-metal-associated domain-containing protein, yielding MKYELYVPNISCGHCRMRISKALDELGMKNYQIDIAQKKITLETETIEPILKKLQQIGYPAESYRQI
- a CDS encoding M48 family metallopeptidase yields the protein MDFVELHKRNIRNTYLLVSVFILMMGILGLLIDALFGVFPAGTIVLIFIALIQTLVGTSSGASLVLRSVGARPINEKDFEEKQLQNIVEEVCLAAGLKEVPKLYVMEDENINAFATGFRRESSAICVTSGLLKNLNREETEGVVAHEVSHIINRDTLLMTTISAILGTMVLVQLFAWRSLRLLASSSTPRRSSKKGKDSGVAYLLVALLIIALVATLFSLIGRITIFAVSRTREYLSDAKAVELTRNPKGLSNALRKIAKTQKMKPKVKNATIATAHLFISDPLKRKVNEKEGFFANLFSTHPPIHKRIALLEKVPPEMVLRELQQT